A DNA window from Halorubrum sp. DM2 contains the following coding sequences:
- the hisB gene encoding imidazoleglycerol-phosphate dehydratase HisB — MSEHDRTAAVTRETAETTIELTLAVDGDGDSEVDTGIGFYDHMLESFAKHGLFDLTVRCDGDLEIDDHHTVEDVAICLGEAFDEALGDKRAIRRYADRRVPLDEAVASVVVDVAGRPYYEFSGEFSQESVGEFTSVMADHFALSVAHNAGLTLHAAVERGDNAHHEVEALFKALARALDDATRIDERRSDTPSTKGEL, encoded by the coding sequence ATGAGCGAGCACGACCGGACCGCGGCGGTCACCCGCGAGACCGCGGAGACGACGATCGAGTTGACGCTCGCGGTCGACGGCGACGGCGACAGCGAGGTCGACACGGGGATCGGCTTCTACGACCACATGTTGGAGTCGTTCGCGAAACACGGCCTGTTCGACCTGACCGTGCGGTGTGACGGCGATCTGGAGATCGACGACCACCACACCGTCGAGGACGTGGCGATCTGCCTCGGTGAGGCGTTCGACGAGGCGCTCGGCGACAAGCGTGCAATTCGGCGGTACGCCGATCGACGGGTCCCCCTCGACGAGGCGGTCGCGAGCGTCGTCGTCGACGTGGCGGGACGCCCCTACTACGAGTTCTCCGGCGAGTTCTCACAGGAGTCGGTCGGCGAGTTCACGAGCGTCATGGCGGATCACTTCGCGCTCTCCGTCGCCCACAACGCCGGGCTGACGCTCCACGCCGCGGTCGAGCGCGGCGACAACGCCCACCACGAGGTCGAGGCGCTGTTCAAGGCGCTGGCGCGCGCGCTCGACGACGCGACCCGAATCGACGAGCGTCGCAGCGACACGCCCAGCACGAAGGGCGAACTGTAG
- a CDS encoding IS6 family transposase, translating into MPENDRLSGCLDEINLEFVEREATPQLLMKLSIQLHLAGLSLSNTVSFLEVFGVDRVRSTVHNWVHKADLQPETGRRPNHVAVDETVIQLDDEQYWLYAAVDPESNDLLHTKVESTRNNALADRFFAELRKKHDVDDAIFLVDGAAPLQRACRKHDLDFRYERHGKRNSVERVFREVKRRTTSFSNCFSNAEAETANEWIRSFAFAWNQLI; encoded by the coding sequence ATGCCCGAAAACGACCGTCTCAGCGGCTGTTTAGACGAGATCAACTTAGAGTTTGTGGAGCGAGAAGCAACACCGCAGCTGTTGATGAAGCTCAGTATTCAGCTTCACTTGGCTGGATTATCGCTTTCGAATACTGTTTCTTTTCTTGAGGTATTCGGTGTTGATCGAGTTCGATCGACCGTTCATAACTGGGTTCACAAAGCCGATCTACAGCCAGAAACTGGTCGGAGGCCGAATCACGTCGCGGTTGATGAGACTGTGATTCAGCTTGACGATGAACAATATTGGCTGTACGCTGCTGTCGATCCCGAATCAAACGATCTGTTACATACAAAGGTTGAATCGACGAGAAACAATGCTCTCGCAGATCGGTTTTTCGCGGAACTCCGCAAAAAACACGATGTAGATGACGCGATCTTTCTCGTTGATGGCGCGGCTCCACTTCAGCGAGCCTGTCGCAAACACGACCTCGATTTTAGATACGAACGACACGGAAAGCGGAACAGTGTCGAACGTGTCTTTCGTGAGGTAAAACGCAGAACTACTAGTTTCTCAAACTGTTTTAGCAACGCCGAAGCAGAAACAGCAAACGAGTGGATCAGATCGTTCGCTTTCGCATGGAATCAGCTTATCTGA
- a CDS encoding YkgJ family cysteine cluster protein — MDLRCEGCAGCCVDWRPLDPVAAGSDRTGPRPPLDDVYDLAPLSRDEVAGFVDDGLGDALIPRLFEPAERDDSVRIDGVDLAAVDDRPVFVVGLRKPPKPVAPVGTDESRWLDACVFLDPTTLQCRIHGDERYPRTCATYPGHNLELGAETECERVEAAGGGERLLDDEPPKDLPAPAFGPQALGATVFAYPDPDDLDGVVARLRDGAATADDRARFAGAAVGSRPGSLSVARDRMADARERAREADSWVGNAVREWTARAAADGDPVDGTAESLAELVRDVEDDAGAPGTSGWD, encoded by the coding sequence ATGGACCTCCGCTGTGAGGGGTGCGCCGGCTGCTGTGTCGACTGGCGACCGCTCGACCCAGTGGCGGCGGGCTCCGACCGTACCGGGCCGCGCCCCCCGCTCGACGACGTCTACGACCTCGCGCCGCTCTCCCGCGACGAGGTGGCTGGCTTCGTCGACGACGGGCTCGGCGACGCCCTGATCCCCAGACTGTTCGAACCGGCCGAGCGCGACGACAGCGTCCGGATCGACGGCGTCGACCTCGCCGCGGTCGACGACCGTCCGGTCTTCGTCGTCGGCCTGCGGAAACCCCCCAAGCCGGTCGCGCCGGTCGGCACCGACGAGTCGCGCTGGCTCGACGCCTGCGTCTTCCTCGACCCGACGACGCTCCAGTGCCGGATCCACGGCGACGAGCGCTACCCCCGAACCTGCGCGACGTACCCCGGACACAACCTCGAACTCGGCGCGGAAACGGAGTGCGAGCGCGTCGAGGCCGCCGGCGGCGGCGAGCGGCTCCTCGACGACGAACCGCCGAAAGACCTCCCGGCACCCGCGTTCGGGCCGCAGGCGCTCGGCGCGACCGTGTTCGCGTACCCCGACCCCGACGACCTCGACGGGGTCGTCGCCCGACTCCGCGACGGCGCGGCGACCGCCGACGACCGCGCCCGCTTCGCCGGTGCCGCGGTCGGCTCCCGCCCCGGATCGCTGTCGGTGGCCCGCGACCGGATGGCCGACGCCCGGGAGCGCGCCCGCGAGGCGGACTCGTGGGTCGGGAACGCGGTCCGCGAGTGGACCGCGCGGGCCGCCGCCGACGGCGATCCGGTCGACGGGACCGCGGAGTCCCTCGCTGAGCTGGTTCGCGACGTGGAAGACGACGCGGGCGCGCCCGGCACGTCGGGATGGGACTGA